One window from the genome of Elephas maximus indicus isolate mEleMax1 chromosome 8, mEleMax1 primary haplotype, whole genome shotgun sequence encodes:
- the LOC126082087 gene encoding cytochrome c oxidase subunit 7C, mitochondrial-like, with amino-acid sequence MVTKATVGTAISSVPGLCTFCRASSSAVLGPRIHEFSTSVVPRSHYKKGPGKDLLFSVENKCCLLIIMILYFESGFAACFFILRHQPLKK; translated from the coding sequence ATGGTCACAAAAGCAACAGTTGGTACTGCCATTTCTTCCGTCCCCGGTCTCTGCACCTTTTGCAGAGCCTCCAGCAGCGCCGTGCTGGGGCCGCGCATCCATGAGTTTTCCACCTCTGTGGTTCCCAGGAGCCATTATAAGAAGGGCCCAGGGAAGGATTTGCTATTTTCAGTGGAAAACAAGTGTTGTTTACTAATTATCATGATTTTATACTTTGAATCTGGGTTTGCTGCATGTTTCTTTATACTAAGACACCAACCACTTAAAAAATAA